A region of the Romboutsia hominis genome:
GCTAAAGAACAAGGCTTTGATAAAGATGGTTTCAGAGTTATAAACAACTGTGGCGTAAATGGAGGTCAAGAAGTAAAACATCTTCATTATCATATACTAGGTGGCCAAAAATTACCGATGTATGAAGCTATGAATAAGTAAGAAAAATTTAAAAAATTCTTCTTAAATAAAATACTTGAAAAAAAATAAAAGTAGTTTATAATAAACAAAGTGTGAGGTTATAATACATATAAATGTTATAATCTTTGTTATAGACACAGCAGAATTCGCACTATCGGAGGGAGGGAAAATGAAATGTCAGAAGTAAGAGTAAGAGAAAACGAAACATTAGACAGCGCGTTAAGAAGATTCAAGCGTTCATGTGCAATGTCTGGCATCATGTCTGAAGTTAGAAAAAGAGAGCACTATGATAAGCCAAGCGTTAGACGTAAGAAGAAGGCAGAAGCTGCTAGAAGAAAAAACGCTAAGAAATAGTTAAAAAAGAAATAAAGAGGTGAGGGTAATGTCCCTTAAACAAAAGTTACAAGAAGATTTAAAGTCTTCTATGAAAAATAAAGATACAGTAAGAAAATCTGTGGTAACTTTAATAAGAGCTTCTATAAAGCAATTCGAGGTTGACAATAGAGTTGAGCTTGATGATGAAGGCATTATAGATATAATAGCTAAGCAGTTAAAACAGCGTAGAGATGGTTTAGCTGAGTTTAAAAAAGCTGGAAGAGAAGACTTAGTAAGTGAAGCAGAGGCTGAAATCGAAGTTTTAAAAGAGTACCTACCTCAACAGTTAAGCGAAGAAGAGCTAAACACAATTATAAAAGAAACTATATCTGAAGTAGGAGCTACTTCTATGAAGGATATGGGAAAAATTATGTCAGTTGTTAGACCTAAAGTTAAGGGAAGAGCTGATGGAAAACTAATAAACGAGTTAGTGAAAGCTAACTTACAATAGATAGAAAAACCTAGAGACTAGTCTCTAGGTTTTTTAATGTGCTTATTTAATTTTTTTAAGTCATCACCGGAAAATATAGTTAATATAAAGTCGGCAATAATTTCACCTATATCCAATAGAATATCCATATAAAATCCTCCTTTAAAATATTATATAAAAAAATAGATATAGAGTTTCTAAAAGCGAGTTTAAATAAAAATCATACCATATTAATATAAAAAAATAAGACTTACTTAAATTATAGCCATT
Encoded here:
- the rpsU gene encoding 30S ribosomal protein S21 — translated: MSEVRVRENETLDSALRRFKRSCAMSGIMSEVRKREHYDKPSVRRKKKAEAARRKNAKK
- a CDS encoding GatB/YqeY domain-containing protein, with the translated sequence MSLKQKLQEDLKSSMKNKDTVRKSVVTLIRASIKQFEVDNRVELDDEGIIDIIAKQLKQRRDGLAEFKKAGREDLVSEAEAEIEVLKEYLPQQLSEEELNTIIKETISEVGATSMKDMGKIMSVVRPKVKGRADGKLINELVKANLQ